GGGATGGGGCAAGGGATGGCGGCGCCATGACACCTCGTGCCGCGACGCCCGGTGCCAGGCGGCGCGGGAGCTGCCACGGCTTCTCcgcagctctcctggagccttGCGGGGATCACCCCGGGGCCGCCGGGCTCCGAGAGCTCGGTAGCATCACAACCCTGCCCGCGGCTGCGGCCACCCCGAGCCCCGGCCGGACAACCCCAACTCCGCTCCCGCGCTCCACTCCGGGTTTTCAAAACCACTCGGCCGGAGACAGACGGGAGTCGCAGCCAATAAGAGGCCGCAAAGCGTCAGCACAGCGTTCGCCCGGCGCCGCTGACCAATCCGCGCTGCCTGAGCCCGATGTCCCGCCTTCCGAGGACAGGCTGTGCCGCGGCACGGCGGCCATGTTGAGTGTGGCACCCGCGCTGCTCCGTCTCTGCGGGGCTTTTTCGCACCCCTTCGCCCCCTTCTTCCCGCTTTCCGCACCAGGGACCGCTCCCGCGTGGCGCTCCCTCGCTCGTGGGGCTGTTGCGGGAGGCGAAGCGGCGCCCTGCGGGTGGCAAAACCGTGTGGTTGCCCCGCGAAGAGCTGCTGGCGCCATCTTGAGTGTGGCGGAGCTCCCTCAGTCGCGGCGTCGGTGCCCCGTTACTCgcggcggggagcggcggggctcGGGCAGGCGCTGCCccggggccgcggcggcggcagcaCGGCCGTGTATGACAGGGGGCTGCGGGTGAGCAGCGCGGGGAACCTCCCGGTGCGCCCCGAGCCCTGAGCTCTCGCAAGACGGGGGAAGTTGAGGTGCATTGGGTGCGTggttttttctgcctttatttccTTGTATTACTGTAAAATAAGCACACGGGTGATAATCCCGCATTTCTGCGCGGCGGGCTGGGCGGGCCGCCCCTCCCCGCTGCCCCCGGGGCGGCCGCcgttgttgtggccaaagtttCTGCGGGGCGCCGAAAACacggcgcggggccggggcggagGGGAcgcagagcagggctgagcgGGGACGGGAACACCCGGGCCCCGCCGGCAGCCCcgcgggagcggggcggggggcgcgcAGCGCCGGTTCTCCCGcattactgttattatttttaactcttgttatttccccctccccgcccctcGCGGGCGGGAGCGCGGGGTGTGTATGTGGGGAGCGGGGGGGGCGCTCCCGCCGCCTCACAgggcgggaggggcggggcggaggcggcgggggcgggggcagcgcgCGCGGAGGGGGCGTGGCCTCCGCGCCTCGCCCACACGCTGAGGCCGGGCCGCAACTCATCGCCGCAGTGGCGCCGCCGCCGGGCGCCTTTAAGCGGCCGTGCCCCATTGTTTGCGCCGCGGCCAATGGGCGCCCGTCCGCCGCGGCGCGCGCGGCCAATGGGGCGCGGCGCGGGGCAGCGCGCGCGCCGCCCCCCGGCTCTATAAGAGGGACCGGCGGCGCCGCGTGAGTCCCCACTGGCTCGCGCAAAGCCATCTTGGCATTGTTCTGCCCGCGCCGCCGCAGCCCCGCGCGACACAGCCCCGCACGCCCCCGCCATGTCCGACGCGGCCGTGGATACCAGCGCCGAGATCTCCGCCAAGGTGAGCGACCCGCTGCCTCGCCACCCGCTGCACGGATTTTTCgtctttttgtggtttttttttttttggtcctcctctctgttttaatttttttccgAGGGGTTTTGGACagtgtttttctcctttggaTTTTTTAGGGCTTTTTTAGTGTAAATTGTTTTTTATCCCCTGCCCGTCCcgccccctcctttcccctttctaCCTCGTCCCCCGCGTTCAAGTTggcggcgcggcgcggggcCGCTGCCGCTGTGCTCGCCGTGCGGGGCTGCCAGCGCCGTTCCTTTGTCTACAGCGTGCGGGAAACGTGCTCGCCGCCCTCGCCGGGGCTGCCGAGCCCCGCCGCGCCGCGTCCCggtccttcctgccttcccgGGGACAGCAGTCGGTTGTCCCGCCGCCAAGGGGCTCGGGGAGCCGGGGGGGCACACGCACGGCCGTGCCTCGGCACCCGGCAGCGCTCGCTCATTCAATCTGTGGTGCGGGAGAGCTTGACAGCCCCGTCAAACTTGGGTCCCGCTCGGCCCCGTCCCTGCGGGGGGGCGCGGGGGGAAGCGCTCCGGAACACGCACCGGAGGGATGAGGGGGGGGATGGTCACTGTTGTGGAGTTACTGCCGAAAAGCGGGGTGGGGGGTGGTTGCTATTTCGGAGTTGCACCCGGTTGATGCGGGAGGGGCGATTGCAATGTCGGTGTTAGcccgggggggtggggggggcagTTGCTATTTCGGCGTTGCCCCCCGGAAGGAGGTCGGGGGAGGGCAGTTGTTGTAACAAGACTGCCCCAAACGGGGGGTTGTTATTTCGGAATCGCCCTCCAAGGTGCGGTGGGCGGAGGGTGTGCGCGGTAGGTGCCCCGTGGGTCCGTTGCTATTTTCGGAGTTGCCCCGACGGGGGCACCCCCGCGGTGGCGATGCGCTGGGGGTTCCGGCCCGAGCTCCTCACAGCAGGATAACTTTGCGGCTCGGTGCCGGCGGTGACGGGAAGCGGCTGGGGAGCTCCGGTACTGCCCTGAAGAGGCTCTCCCGCGAGTCTCCGCTGCGGCTCCCGGCGCACGCCTTTGTCTGCGAGCCGCGGTGGAGCGTCCCCCGGGGTGACTGCGCTCCCCGAGCGGCCGCCGTGCGCCCCGCCGAGCCCGTGGCCGGGAAAGTTAAAGGGGAACCCAACGCGGGCCGGGCCGGTGCGTGGGAAGGTGGCGGGGTCGTGCCCGGCGGCCTCCTCACCCTGCTCCCCGGCCGGCCCGGGGGAAGCGCggctggagagaaaaaaaatccaatggGGAGGATGGTTTatgaaaaacaaccaacaaaacgCCGTTTCTGGCAGATTTCgttttcacttctgtttccCGCTCCCGCAGCCGTGCTCCCAGCCCGCCTGCCCTGCCTTCGCTCTGGGGCCGCGGCTCGGTCCCCGCCGCCTCCGGCTCTCCCTCTGCCGGGAAGCGGCGAGGCGGGTcgatccccatccctgcctgggggAACGGGGCCAAGTTCGCCGTTAACCTTCCCCTGCCCTTTACCGCGTGCGGGAAAAGGGCTTCGTCCCCGGCTCGCCCTCCCGGGGGCGGACGGGGGTCCGCGCTGCAGAGCGGGCGGGCGGAGGCGCGCACGACAGCAAGGTGACCCCCTCCTTCCCCGAGAGGCGCGGAGGCACCGGGGCCGTTCGCCGTCGTCCCGCCTCGCCGGCCGGAGCGCTCCCGGGAGGCGGGGATGGAGCCGGGGGGTCCCGCCCCGCCCGAGCGCCGCCCCCGGCCGGTGCCGCGGGGCGCCCACCACGTGCGGCCCTGGGAGCCGAAGCCGCCCCCGCCGGGACTACAGCTCCCGGCAGCCCACGGGGCGCCGCGCTGGCCGCTGGCCAATCAGCGGGGCGCGGAGAGTGGCGCGCGGTTTGAACGGCGGCCGCGCGCGTGGCGGCGCGGGGGCGCCCCCTGCCGGCGGGAGGCACGGGCTGCGGCGGGTCCTGATCCCGCCCTTCCCACGGGAATTCTGCTGGGAGAAGGTTCAGCTTCCCCGACCGGCGGTGTGTGGCTCCACAGCGCTGCTATTTCGTAGACAAACAGCTGCACCACACCTATAATTAGAGGCTGTGGCCCTGTCTTGGCGCTGGAGCAGCGCTGCTGCTGCGCCGGCTCCCGGTCTGGAGGCTCCTGCGCGCATCTGTTTGTGTTGGACTTGgactgggaaagggagaagctGTGGTGCTCTCTGTAACCCTGTTGCTAGCACAGACTTCATGACCTGGCATCGTGATGGTGGTTAAATTGAGAGAGTTTTCAGTGGTGCAGGAAAGGTCAGGGCTGAAGATCTGTCCAGCTAAAATGCCCAAGAGTGAGTTATTCCTTCATCAGGAGAATTGCTTACATTTTCTGAACAACTCCTTCTAAAAAGAAGTTATGGGTACAGATGTGGAAACTCTGACTACTTTATTTGCTCTGTGTTTAACTTGGGAAATGCTTTGCCTCCCTCGTGCCCGGTGTgaggcagtggctgcagtgCGACGGTGTATGAGCGGCAAAATGGTTGTGATCAGTCTCTGGGGAATAGGGGAGCTGGGGCTACTGACAGTGGAAAACTGATGGGAGGAGATGGCATTAGTGAAcagtgcagggaggagggaacttgtgtgtttgttttgccCCAGACTCGTGGGTTGATTTTCTTAGGTGAGGTTCAATCAAGAGGTGTTGCCGCCCAAAGCTTTCTTACAGAGAAAGTCTTTCCTCAGCATTCTGGCAGTCCGGGTGTGGCATCTGTGCGTTTAAGTACCTCGGTGGTCTGAATGGCTTGTGCTGCCcctcctgagcagcctgttaAGGAGGAGTAGAAGCTCTCCCAGAACAGGCCGGCAGTCTCGGTAGTGGCCAGGGAGGGCCGTGCTGTTCCCCGCGCAGGCGGCGCCTCCGCGGCAGTGAAAGTGCCCGCTCGCCCTCCGTGGGCGGCGCGGCCGCGGAAAGGGCAGTCCGGACGGGGCGCAGCGGAGCCGGCAGCTCCCAGCAACTTTTAAACACCTCGTGGCCGCTGCCGAAGCCGGttgttgctgtgctgtgctggccctgggGAAGGGCCTCTGTTTCCCTTGGCTGGGGTAGCATTCCGTGTGCTGAAGGATCTCGCTCCAGCTGATGGAGGAACAGAAGGGGAGGAGGATGCAAGCAGAGATGCCAGTGTTAAATCCAAGTGTTCTTTATGCGGGAACATAAAGTTGGATCCTCTCAGCCTGTTTGCTGAGCAACTTGGCATGACATTTTGACAGTGATCAATAGCAAAAACACACAAGCTCCCGCTCTCCTCTCACTCTGCTCACTGTGGAGGTTTGAACTGAACTAGCCAGGCACTGCTCTTGGAGCAGTGTAAAAATAGACTTCTTCCCCCACCCCATCCTGTTACACTTAGAGCTGCAAGCTGGATGCTGGAGCCTCCTCTCTGCCACTGCGAGAAAGAGAAGGCATGTAATATTTCCcgtgtgattttttttttccccaggcagccctggctgagTCCCTGGGATTTGTCCCTACCGTGAAGGTACCAAGGTACCAAGCAGCCATAGACACCcgcagccccagggcagtggagcCCATCCCTTGGACAGGGCTGCCAGCTCTCCATGGCATTGCAGGAGCTTGCGTGGACTGTGCTAAGATGGGCAatcagccagctctgctgctgttgagCATATGCAGGCGGCCAGCTCTGTTTGGGAACTCAGAGGTGAAACAGAGCAGTCTCTTTTTTAGATAGCTGCTCTCTGGCAAGGCTGACTTGGATTGAGATTCGCCCCCATGTTTTCCCGTTCCTAAGGAGGAACCAGAACGTGGCGACCAAATCACAGAACAAATTGGTGTGAAGAGAAACCAGCTCCTGCTTTCACTCTCAGACTTTTTCACACCTgatctgcagcttctctgacCCAGGCACATGGAATCAGGGTgacttctctgcttttctgcttcttccagGATCtaaaagagaagaaggaagttgttgaagaaacagaaaatggcaGAGATGCACCGGCCAATGGCAATGCTGTGAGTATGGCTGCAAtctgcagggagaggcagcTCTTACACCAACaccttttcatttcctctctcttcttccctgctttttctgcaagtttgtcctcagcactgctgaggggaCCCCTCTGAATGGTAGCACTgacccctgcagagccctcaaGCATTTGACACTTCATGTTACACAGATGCTGCTCAGCCTGTGGGCAGTTCATGTGTGTGTGAAGTGAAGGATTGGGCTTGGATCCTTGATAGCTGTATGAAGTTGTCCAGTGCTGCCACCTCCCTGGGGGCTGAAAAAAGAGGGGTAAAAAAATTTAACTCCCTTGGATTTACAATGTTAAAACTATTTGAGCGGGGAAACACATTGTGTACAAGTAAAGTGGTTGGTTTCCTATTTTTAACATGCCAGGGGAAATTCGTTGTGCCACATTTCAGAGGTCACCAGACCTCTTGCAGTCTTTGTGTCAAAGCTGCAGCTCCAAGTTACTGTAGGCTTGATCCTTCGTGCTTGGGGTGTCTGGGTCATGTGGAGGCAGGCAGCAAGCAGAATGCATGCCTGGGGCTCCAGTGGGCTGGTTCTTTGCTTTAGGCAGGAAAGGTGGGAACACGCACTTGTGCTGAACAtctcttcccccttctcccttccctggTGCATTTTTTTAAGTGATGTTTTGTCTTGCCAAGGAGAATGAGGAAAATGGAGAGCAGGAGGCTGACAACGAAGTAGAcgaagaggaagaggaaggtggTGAGGAAGAGGACGAGGAGGAAGAGGGTGATGGTAACTTTTCTTTGTTCCCCTGGCCCCATCCCACggctgtgtcctgccctggAGAGCGGGCTCCCGGGAAGCGAGCAGGGAGCAGCATCTCCCCCTTGCGGCTGcatccaggcagctcctgccagccagACTCTTTCCTCACTCTCCCAGAGTGCTGGGAGTGAAGTCAGCCTTGAAtcccttccagcaggttgagggcagattccttccttcctccctccctctggccAGACGGCACCGCACCGTGGCGCTGAATAAGCGCATTAGCCCTTTCGTGCGAGTAGTAAAATCTGCCCTTGACTCCTGTGATCGCCGTGGCTGCTGCAAACACGAGCCCCGGccagtgggacagggacagcacagccctgggtggCTGTGCCTTGGCACAGAGGATGGCTTACCATCCTTGTTCATGGAGTAGCATGCTGAGAGGCTCATGTGGCCCCCTCTCCCACGCCTTTCCTGGGCTGAATGCCATGTGGAAATGGGCAGAGGAACCTGTGGCTCTTATCTGCTCCTCAAACAGGAGTAGACGAGCTTGCTTTGAACCTTCCCTGTCTGCAATGTCCCGTGTCtgtctccctgccctccctgcttccTGACCTGACCCAGCCTGGAAGTGGGTTTTGGCAGCAGCCATGAGAAATCCAGCAGTGACTTGCCGAATCACTTCTCACCCTCCctgctattatttttttctcaaggatCTGCTTGGATGAATaacattgtttatttttatctccCGTTAAGGCTGTGAGAAAACCATTTTTGTTATGCTAAAATGAACTTGGGGCCCTTGATTAGCTGTTACTGGGTTAATCCCCTGTGAGTTTTTGGTTTACGTGCTGACCTACTAACCTGATGGTTAGTTTCAGAAGACAGGGACAGGACTGGAAATTCAATGACCATTAGTCCAGTGCCTGTTAAAACAATGTGAGCAGGGAAAGCTGCCTCCTTTGGGGTAGTGCTCTCAGCAGCCTGCTGTGCTTTTCAGTAGGAATTGGTTCACTAGGAAAAACTGGGAATTGTGATCCTTTTCATACTTGAGGTTTTAACCCTTGGGGACAGagtgcagtgctgctctgtgctgtcctgAGTCCATCTactccctgccctgctttgggGTGCAAGAGATGGGGTATACTTGCCTTTCCCCTTGGGCAGGAGCACGGAGGATGCATATGCTGCAGGTGCAAGTGTGGGGTGGAAGTGTTGCTTGGATACTGCTGTGACAAGCCTGGGGAGCTTCGGTCccgcagtgccagccctgcctgctcttCCCAGCTCGCTGAGCACAGGCATGATTTGGCACAGAGTGCCGGGAGATGCTGGTGCCTTGCGAGGATCCGGCACAGGCTCTGACCGCTGGCATGGGCTCTGTCTGTCCACGCTTGCTGCCCTCGGGTGATCCCTGCCTGAGAGCTGCACCTGAGCGCTGCAGGAGAGAGATTTAAAGGCAGCCAGTACAGCTTGTGTCAGCTGTTTTGGCCAAGACTTGCAGCCAAACTCCTGGAGTCTGACAGCAGAGGAGAGCTTAAGGGTATATTTTTCTAGCCCATCTCTCCATCCCATCTCATTATTTGCTTTGCTTAAAGCAGCTCAAAGAACTAAAAATGCTCCCAATCAGCTTGGCACTGTCACCTGACCTGCCGGCCAGCCCGGTGCATGTGATGGCTGCCGGGGTGTTGATCCATCACCGGGAGCTAATCTTGGCCCTTCCCACCACATGGGCCACGCCGTGGCTGGgcacaggagaggagaggggcagggaggatgGGCTGACCTTAATCCCCCCCGGCTGTCCATACGTGTGGCTCGTGGCAGTGGTTTAAAGCCAGCTTACTGGTCTTAACGCTCTAAGTTTTAGTAGGGTCTCCTGTTACACAAGAGACTTGTCTCGGCAGCTGAGAAGTTGTTCTGCCTCTGGTCTtgtcccagagcccccaaaacTGGCCGAAGGAGATTGACTCAGTCATTCTGATCCACTGGCCTATTTGAGCTCAAAGTGGGTCAAAGCCCAGAGCTCACTGCTCATCTCTCCTGGCTGGCTCTAAGATAAGTTGGAAGCATTTGTTTGCTGTTCTGATAATTAGAAAGTGTTCTGACTCAGAACTAATGCATTCTGGCTCTCTTAACTCATTAAAGATGGACTAATAGCTGCAAAAGGAAGCAGAAGTAATCTGGATTGGTTGAGCAGAACAGCCACTAGAAAGagttctttcctctctttttttacttttttgccACGATTTCAGTGCTCATGGTAGGTGGTGGTTTTGCCATCCTGTTGTGTGTTACAAACACAGCATGAGCCAGACTTGATGCTGCCAatccttattttcctttgttggGTCAGGTCAGTTGGGGGATGCCAGGAAAGGCACTGTGTCCTTTGTCACCTGCTGTTCTGAGTAGGGTCTCCGTCCGCTGGGGAGATGAGACatggctttgcaatgtggggAGCCAGGATTAAACTCAGAACAGGTGCATGGTACTGGAATTCTCAcattcctccctttctcctccttgtAGGTGAGGAAGAAGACGGTGATGATGACGACGAAGCTGAGGGAGCCACAGGCAAACGGGCAGCTGAGGATGATGAGGTAGGAAGAGTAGGCAGCCCCTTGGAGCCACCCGCTCCACTGAGGGCTTAAAGGATGTCAgtgggggcagagtggctgggtgggctctggggcTGAGATGCCCTGCCTGTGTGCTCCCTGTGCCTCTGGGGGCACAGCCCAATTCCGTGTATTTATACACTGGCCTGGTTAGTGGGGTGCCTGTTCCTGCTGAGTGGAGCTGCTGGTCCTGGGTTGGGAAGCCCCGGGGTGCTCATggcaggctgggacaggggtaTTCAGGGGCTCCCTGAGTTGTCTGTGAGAGAGGATTTTGCCCAAGGAGGGGGGGAGACACAGGTGTTTCTCCAGCCTTGTCCCCGA
This is a stretch of genomic DNA from Pithys albifrons albifrons isolate INPA30051 chromosome 11, PitAlb_v1, whole genome shotgun sequence. It encodes these proteins:
- the PTMA gene encoding prothymosin alpha isoform X1 codes for the protein MSDAAVDTSAEISAKDLKEKKEVVEETENGRDAPANGNAENEENGEQEADNEVDEEEEEGGEEEDEEEEGDGEEEDGDDDDEAEGATGKRAAEDDEDDDVDPKKQKTDEDD
- the PTMA gene encoding prothymosin alpha isoform X2, which gives rise to MSDAAVDTSAEISAKDLKEKKEVVEETENGRDAPANGNANEENGEQEADNEVDEEEEEGGEEEDEEEEGDGEEEDGDDDDEAEGATGKRAAEDDEDDDVDPKKQKTDEDD
- the PTMA gene encoding prothymosin alpha isoform X3 yields the protein MSDAAVDTSAEISAKDLKEKKEVVEETENGRDAPANGNAENEENGEQEADNEVDEEEEEGGEEEDEEEEGEEEDGDDDDEAEGATGKRAAEDDEDDDVDPKKQKTDEDD